A section of the Paenibacillus odorifer genome encodes:
- the uvrB gene encoding excinuclease ABC subunit UvrB: MSDIVVSTKTFELESEYTPQGDQPHAIDELLQGIRQGKKHQTLLGATGTGKTFTVAQVISKLNRPTLVIAHNKTLAAQLASEFKEFFPNNSVDYFVSYYDYYQPEAYIPSSDTYIEKDSSINEEIDKLRHSATSSLFERRDVIIVASVSCIYGLGSPMEYGSLLLSLRVGMEKPRNEILSRLVDIQYQRNDINFVRGTFRVRGDVVEIFPASQGEHAIRVELFGDEIERITEIDVLTGELIGERDHVAIFPASHFVTKEETMRVAIVNIERELEERLTVLRDAGKLLEAQRLEQRTRYDIEMMKEVGFCSGIENYSGPLTFREPGATPYTLMDYFPDDMLIVVDESHVTLPQIRAMYNGDRARKTVLVEHGFRLPSALDNRPLQFEEFEDKVNQIIYVSATPGPYEMEHCETMVQQIIRPTGLLDPIIEVRPTEGQIDDLISEIRDRVERDERVLVTTLTKKMSEDLTDYFKEIGIKVRYMHSDIKTLERMAILRDLRLGTFHVLVGINLLREGLDLPEVSLVAILDADKEGFLRSERSLIQTIGRAARNSEGRVIMYGDRITDSMEKAMSETSRRRAIQIAHNEKHGITPTTINKKVRDIIEATKVAESKADYLTGVGGKMNKKEKQSLIQRLEAEMKDAAKNLQFERAAELRDALLELRAE, encoded by the coding sequence ATGAGTGATATTGTCGTCAGTACGAAGACTTTTGAATTGGAGTCCGAGTATACACCCCAGGGCGATCAGCCTCATGCCATAGATGAATTACTACAAGGCATCCGGCAGGGTAAGAAGCACCAGACGCTGCTGGGAGCGACAGGTACAGGGAAGACCTTTACTGTCGCGCAAGTTATTTCCAAATTAAATCGCCCCACGCTGGTTATTGCGCATAACAAGACACTGGCTGCCCAGCTGGCAAGTGAGTTTAAGGAGTTTTTCCCGAATAATTCGGTAGACTATTTCGTCAGCTACTACGACTATTACCAACCAGAGGCGTACATTCCCTCCTCCGATACTTATATTGAGAAAGATTCCAGCATTAACGAAGAGATTGATAAACTTCGCCACTCCGCGACAAGCTCCTTGTTCGAACGGCGTGACGTTATTATTGTAGCGAGTGTGTCTTGTATTTACGGTCTCGGTTCACCAATGGAATACGGAAGCTTGCTGTTGTCCTTGCGGGTTGGGATGGAGAAGCCGCGCAATGAGATTCTGAGCAGACTGGTGGATATTCAATACCAGCGCAATGATATCAATTTTGTACGCGGAACATTCCGTGTACGTGGTGATGTGGTTGAAATCTTCCCGGCATCTCAGGGTGAACATGCGATTCGCGTTGAATTGTTTGGCGATGAGATTGAGCGGATCACTGAAATTGATGTTTTAACGGGTGAATTGATCGGTGAACGCGACCATGTCGCCATTTTTCCGGCTTCTCACTTTGTTACCAAGGAAGAAACGATGCGTGTAGCAATAGTCAATATTGAACGGGAGCTGGAAGAGCGGCTGACCGTGCTTCGTGACGCAGGCAAGCTTCTGGAAGCGCAACGTCTGGAACAACGGACACGTTACGACATTGAGATGATGAAGGAAGTGGGTTTCTGTTCGGGGATTGAGAACTATTCCGGGCCACTAACCTTCAGGGAGCCAGGAGCAACTCCATATACGTTAATGGATTATTTTCCTGATGATATGTTAATTGTCGTAGATGAATCCCATGTTACCCTTCCGCAAATTCGGGCGATGTATAACGGTGACCGGGCGCGTAAGACAGTGTTGGTAGAGCATGGTTTCCGTCTGCCTTCTGCGCTGGATAACCGTCCGCTTCAGTTCGAAGAGTTCGAAGATAAAGTGAACCAGATCATTTACGTTTCTGCGACACCTGGACCTTATGAAATGGAACACTGCGAAACTATGGTGCAGCAGATTATCCGTCCGACTGGGCTATTGGATCCAATCATTGAGGTTCGTCCTACAGAAGGCCAGATCGATGATCTGATTAGCGAAATCCGTGACCGGGTCGAACGTGATGAACGTGTACTCGTTACCACTTTGACGAAGAAGATGTCGGAGGATCTGACAGACTACTTTAAGGAAATCGGTATTAAGGTTCGTTATATGCACTCTGACATCAAAACACTGGAACGGATGGCGATCTTGCGGGATCTTCGTCTCGGTACGTTCCATGTCCTGGTAGGGATTAACCTCCTGAGAGAAGGTCTCGACTTACCGGAGGTATCTTTAGTTGCAATTCTCGATGCCGATAAAGAAGGGTTCCTTCGTTCCGAACGTTCACTAATTCAGACGATTGGCCGTGCGGCTCGTAACTCTGAGGGTCGTGTAATCATGTATGGTGATCGGATCACTGATTCGATGGAGAAAGCGATGAGCGAAACATCGCGCCGTCGCGCCATTCAGATTGCTCATAATGAGAAACATGGCATTACCCCAACCACCATTAATAAAAAAGTGCGTGACATCATCGAGGCGACGAAGGTTGCTGAGTCTAAAGCCGATTATCTCACAGGTGTTGGTGGCAAGATGAATAAGAAAGAAAAACAAAGTCTGATCCAACGTCTGGAAGCTGAAATGAAGGACGCTGCCAAGAACCTGCAATTCGAACGCGCGGCAGAGCTGCGCGACGCATTGCTGGAGCTTCGGGCTGAGTAA
- a CDS encoding trypsin-like peptidase domain-containing protein: MRSIGEKLVKKGLGLLLCGVVLSGVWSQSVFAFDSTSKVVSKAAAEDPIPGIIKSITPSVVGIIGKDESGGNSGLDDRYNLTHGSGIIVKSNGWIITNAHVIKDLQNAIVVTSDSKTYSVKETYLDEVSDLALIKINATHLKPAKFIPANSKTVVGEKVIAIGTPISFSLRNSATVGVISGLNREVDAAYRLIQSDTAINPGNSGGPLVNMKGEVLGINSLKYSAVGVENMGFSIPANTVQYIMNQLLKYGEVQHPSLGLELEASWSTVVGLPTLDPLSVTKVVSSEALKSGIAEEDVLYSIDGHRVVSLVDINELFKSYLPGATVRLVMQSDGDIVVRKLVLTQGDPLLSGDDYETDEDEHAEE; this comes from the coding sequence ATGAGGAGTATTGGGGAGAAGCTGGTGAAGAAAGGATTGGGTCTATTACTGTGCGGCGTAGTGCTGTCGGGAGTATGGAGTCAGTCGGTATTTGCTTTTGATAGTACTAGTAAGGTGGTTAGTAAAGCAGCGGCAGAAGATCCGATACCTGGAATTATTAAAAGTATCACTCCTTCTGTTGTGGGCATTATCGGCAAAGATGAGAGTGGCGGGAATAGTGGCCTGGATGATCGGTACAATCTGACGCATGGCTCCGGCATCATTGTGAAATCGAACGGATGGATTATAACCAATGCTCATGTAATCAAGGATCTGCAAAATGCCATAGTAGTCACTTCGGACTCCAAAACCTACAGCGTTAAAGAAACATATCTGGATGAAGTTAGTGATCTGGCGCTGATCAAAATCAATGCCACCCATTTAAAGCCCGCCAAGTTTATACCAGCGAATAGCAAAACAGTGGTTGGGGAGAAGGTTATTGCTATCGGAACACCGATTAGCTTTTCTCTACGAAATTCAGCGACTGTAGGCGTTATAAGTGGTCTTAACCGTGAGGTAGATGCGGCTTATCGTCTTATCCAGAGTGACACAGCGATTAATCCCGGAAATAGCGGAGGGCCGCTAGTAAATATGAAAGGTGAGGTGCTGGGAATCAACAGCCTGAAATACTCAGCGGTGGGTGTGGAAAATATGGGGTTTTCGATTCCAGCGAATACTGTGCAGTATATTATGAACCAGCTTTTAAAATATGGTGAGGTCCAGCATCCGAGTCTGGGGCTAGAGCTGGAGGCAAGCTGGTCTACGGTTGTGGGATTGCCAACGCTGGACCCGCTGTCCGTCACGAAGGTGGTGTCTTCAGAAGCACTCAAGTCAGGGATTGCTGAAGAGGACGTCTTATATAGCATCGACGGGCATCGTGTGGTCTCACTAGTTGATATTAATGAATTGTTCAAAAGCTACCTGCCGGGAGCAACTGTGCGGCTGGTTATGCAAAGCGATGGGGATATCGTCGTCCGTAAACTCGTGCTCACTCAAGGTGATCCGTTGTTAAGCGGAGATGATTATGAAACGGATGAGGACGAGCACGCGGAAGAGTGA
- a CDS encoding DUF2759 family protein has protein sequence MLLAEVAAQGPSKFHTFDVFMILFTILILVGVVRLLKAPQKNKFAIGFGAVSLLVFVISDYAMVMHWLS, from the coding sequence ATGCTGCTTGCAGAAGTTGCCGCGCAAGGACCGTCTAAATTTCATACCTTTGATGTGTTTATGATTTTATTTACCATCTTGATTTTGGTCGGGGTTGTTCGACTATTGAAAGCTCCCCAGAAGAACAAATTTGCCATTGGTTTTGGAGCCGTTAGCTTGCTGGTTTTTGTGATCTCTGACTATGCCATGGTGATGCATTGGTTAAGTTAA
- a CDS encoding flagellar motor protein MotB, giving the protein MRQRDRRKRRVENRESRDRWMITYADLITLLLIFFVILYAMSSLDTDKYNIVTGSLSQTFKSSSTVLEGGDGILDAGKTPDNKPESTDGNANATAKPNDGSDEQTENETPSARELAFREQEAKLAELMGVITHYVEENNLGEQIFVADKPQGIEITLSDRFLFDVGKADVKSPALPALQQLSGLFKDIGATISIEGHTDNTPVSSASRYNDNWELSGARALSVLRFFLDNEGLNPDTFQYAGYADTRPTADNTTVAGKQKNRRVEIIVLRQLQEVE; this is encoded by the coding sequence ATGAGACAAAGAGACCGGCGCAAACGGCGGGTAGAGAATCGAGAAAGCCGTGATCGTTGGATGATTACTTACGCAGATCTAATTACGCTTTTACTTATATTTTTCGTTATATTGTATGCGATGAGCAGCCTGGACACTGACAAATATAATATCGTTACCGGCTCTTTATCCCAGACTTTCAAGTCGAGCAGCACTGTTCTTGAAGGCGGGGATGGTATTTTAGATGCTGGAAAGACCCCTGACAACAAACCAGAGAGTACAGATGGGAATGCGAACGCAACTGCAAAACCAAATGACGGTTCTGATGAACAAACGGAGAATGAAACACCTTCAGCACGGGAGTTGGCTTTTCGAGAACAAGAGGCGAAGCTTGCTGAGTTAATGGGTGTGATCACCCACTATGTGGAGGAGAATAATCTCGGTGAACAAATATTTGTAGCCGACAAACCGCAGGGCATAGAAATCACGCTCAGCGACCGTTTTCTTTTTGATGTGGGTAAAGCAGATGTGAAGTCACCAGCCCTTCCTGCTCTTCAGCAGTTGTCTGGCTTATTCAAAGATATCGGAGCAACGATCAGCATTGAAGGACATACGGATAATACACCAGTGTCATCAGCTTCACGTTATAACGACAATTGGGAGCTATCGGGTGCTCGTGCGCTTTCTGTGCTGCGCTTTTTCTTAGATAATGAAGGACTGAACCCGGACACTTTTCAATATGCAGGTTATGCCGATACCCGACCAACAGCAGATAATACTACGGTAGCAGGCAAACAGAAAAATCGACGCGTAGAGATCATTGTACTTCGACAGCTTCAAGAGGTGGAATAA
- a CDS encoding stalk domain-containing protein, whose amino-acid sequence MGFKILRQGFFAMLALLLLFSILPIQTALASQGDKLQLSLKVGSTSATVNGKKVVIERPYTENGTVMVPLGVFKKTFGSTVSLEQNNVVKVTYGAHSGAMTIGSDIAWKDGIKVKLGSAPRMVSDVLMVPLRFVADVLGATLSQGSGGELMVTLVPVDNEEDTPEDTGIDSDVGKTQIGNSYFQWTLNYPSGLIAGNSGGDESVATFSSADNLYYVEIHVSDQAVAVDAEGLLEQLVREVEAGGELILDRESFPKAAIPYARLISKDSSGALWESRLLYAEGRLYEIYLTDNKAVNYKDFAKYTGLLNSFQPSFDTKNKKIRDLSMVKNGLRDAYNEDYGISLQVPADWSKDDQHLYYESKQGSHLSVAVTSAPAGSTLESWAEDLKMKTKENFVADAYILKDSNKSEISGVSAQINELQLNYGNGVTTEYQALILKNGYRYYFEYVTAAGQDDDKAKFKAIISSIDIDFDLLKENFGRLASDDYKTLKNKTLTKVSKTYGYAIDIPSLWTPYQDIFETQSIEYRFSGGRLQINSKSEGSVDYTVNVLKDAYQNKNNDPKGPRIESVVESTFADVPATIITAHQIKNGIPLRSKQVVFGKNDVVYMITVTLNDANATAEQQALLDKTLQSFRFTGSK is encoded by the coding sequence ATGGGCTTTAAAATTTTAAGACAAGGATTTTTTGCGATGCTGGCCTTATTACTGCTATTTTCTATATTACCCATACAAACAGCATTAGCTTCACAAGGAGATAAGCTACAGCTGAGTCTAAAAGTTGGTAGTACTTCAGCTACGGTGAATGGTAAGAAGGTGGTTATCGAGCGGCCTTATACGGAGAACGGAACGGTTATGGTCCCGCTTGGGGTTTTTAAAAAGACGTTTGGCAGCACTGTTTCCTTAGAGCAGAACAATGTGGTAAAAGTAACCTATGGTGCTCATTCAGGGGCGATGACGATTGGGAGCGATATCGCTTGGAAGGATGGAATCAAAGTTAAACTGGGTTCAGCGCCCAGGATGGTTTCAGATGTGCTGATGGTACCGCTTCGCTTTGTAGCTGATGTGTTAGGTGCGACACTCTCTCAAGGGAGTGGGGGTGAGCTTATGGTTACCCTAGTTCCTGTAGACAACGAAGAAGATACGCCAGAGGATACTGGGATTGACAGCGATGTTGGTAAGACTCAAATTGGAAACAGCTATTTTCAATGGACACTGAATTATCCCTCTGGGCTGATCGCTGGAAATAGCGGTGGGGATGAAAGTGTGGCTACCTTTTCAAGTGCGGACAATCTATATTATGTGGAGATTCATGTAAGTGACCAGGCGGTTGCGGTAGATGCGGAAGGGCTGCTGGAACAGCTGGTTCGGGAGGTCGAGGCAGGTGGGGAGTTGATATTGGATCGGGAGTCGTTCCCCAAAGCCGCGATACCTTATGCTAGATTGATCAGTAAAGATTCCAGTGGAGCGCTCTGGGAAAGTAGACTGTTATATGCTGAAGGTCGACTCTACGAGATTTATTTGACGGATAACAAAGCAGTTAATTATAAAGATTTTGCTAAATACACAGGATTACTTAACTCTTTCCAGCCTTCTTTTGATACTAAAAACAAAAAAATCCGTGATCTTTCTATGGTCAAAAATGGATTGCGTGACGCGTACAATGAGGACTATGGGATTTCGCTACAGGTTCCCGCAGATTGGAGTAAGGATGACCAGCATCTCTATTACGAGAGTAAGCAGGGAAGTCATCTGAGTGTGGCAGTTACCTCGGCACCTGCTGGTTCTACACTAGAGAGCTGGGCTGAAGATCTGAAAATGAAAACTAAAGAAAACTTTGTAGCGGATGCTTATATTCTGAAAGACAGCAACAAGTCGGAGATCTCGGGCGTATCCGCACAAATTAATGAGCTACAGCTAAATTACGGAAACGGTGTTACTACAGAATATCAAGCTCTCATACTCAAAAATGGGTATCGTTATTATTTTGAATATGTAACAGCTGCTGGGCAAGATGACGATAAGGCAAAATTCAAAGCCATCATATCCTCTATTGACATTGATTTTGATCTGCTGAAGGAGAACTTCGGGCGACTCGCTAGTGATGATTATAAGACGCTCAAAAATAAGACATTAACCAAAGTATCCAAAACCTACGGTTATGCCATTGATATTCCAAGTTTATGGACACCTTATCAGGATATTTTTGAGACACAGTCGATTGAATATCGCTTCAGCGGAGGACGTCTACAGATCAACTCAAAATCCGAGGGTTCAGTAGATTATACAGTTAATGTTCTCAAAGATGCTTATCAAAATAAAAATAATGATCCCAAAGGCCCTCGTATAGAAAGTGTAGTGGAGTCTACCTTTGCGGATGTCCCTGCTACGATCATAACTGCACATCAAATCAAAAATGGTATCCCTCTTCGCAGCAAGCAGGTTGTGTTTGGTAAAAATGATGTGGTCTACATGATTACCGTTACGCTGAATGATGCCAATGCCACTGCAGAACAGCAGGCTCTATTAGACAAGACGTTACAATCGTTTCGGTTTACAGGCAGCAAGTAG
- a CDS encoding flagellar motor protein, producing MDITAIIGLVAGLAALIGGYLWEGGSLSGLLQLNAALIVFGGTIAAVMISFPAAKLRSIPTALRMAFGRNPERDEEKAEELIAMATVARRGGVLMLEKQAEVHPDPFTREGLLLIVDGTDPEQVRQILELEMDAKELKHESYAKIFEAAGGYAPTMGIIGTVMGLIRVLGNLTDPSNLGTSIAVAFTATLYGVAIANLIFLPIASKIKSRSQSELHSMEMLLVGILSLQNGDHPLLVRKKLNSFISDTTTDDRAEARGFI from the coding sequence ATGGATATTACCGCAATAATCGGCCTAGTGGCCGGACTGGCTGCGCTAATCGGCGGCTACCTCTGGGAAGGCGGAAGCCTTTCCGGACTGCTGCAGCTTAATGCAGCTTTGATTGTATTTGGAGGTACGATTGCCGCCGTAATGATCAGCTTCCCGGCAGCTAAGCTACGCTCCATTCCCACCGCTCTGCGCATGGCTTTTGGCCGCAATCCTGAACGTGATGAAGAGAAGGCAGAAGAGCTCATCGCAATGGCCACAGTGGCCCGCCGTGGCGGCGTTTTAATGCTCGAAAAACAAGCGGAGGTACATCCTGATCCTTTTACCCGTGAAGGACTGCTGCTTATCGTCGATGGCACTGACCCTGAGCAGGTAAGACAGATTTTGGAATTGGAAATGGATGCGAAAGAATTGAAGCATGAAAGCTACGCCAAGATTTTTGAAGCCGCTGGCGGATATGCTCCAACGATGGGGATCATCGGTACAGTTATGGGACTCATTAGGGTACTGGGCAACCTTACAGACCCATCAAATCTAGGTACCTCTATCGCAGTAGCGTTCACTGCAACACTGTACGGAGTAGCCATCGCTAATCTAATATTTTTACCCATTGCTTCCAAAATCAAATCCCGCAGCCAAAGTGAGCTGCATAGCATGGAGATGCTGCTAGTAGGCATTCTTTCTCTACAAAACGGGGATCATCCGTTGCTGGTGCGTAAAAAACTGAACTCCTTCATTTCAGACACCACCACAGATGACCGTGCAGAAGCAAGAGGTTTTATATGA
- the gcvH gene encoding glycine cleavage system protein GcvH, with protein MSEVLDNLLYSEEHEWAQQVEGRVVRVGITDHAQHLLGDIVFVEFPEVGSTISAGDSVGSIESVKTVSELYSPVSGTVTKVNDGLEASPELINDQPYGGGWIFEIEVDGEYADAVKGLLDAAGYSALVAE; from the coding sequence ATGAGTGAAGTATTAGACAACCTTCTTTACAGCGAAGAGCATGAATGGGCACAGCAAGTAGAAGGGCGAGTAGTACGTGTTGGGATTACGGACCATGCTCAGCATTTATTAGGCGACATCGTATTTGTTGAGTTTCCTGAGGTAGGATCGACCATTTCAGCCGGTGACAGCGTAGGCAGTATCGAATCCGTTAAGACGGTATCGGAGTTGTATTCGCCCGTCTCTGGGACGGTTACCAAGGTGAATGATGGATTAGAAGCTAGTCCGGAGCTTATCAATGATCAGCCGTATGGCGGGGGTTGGATTTTTGAGATTGAAGTTGATGGAGAGTATGCTGATGCTGTAAAAGGTCTGTTAGATGCAGCTGGTTATAGCGCGTTAGTTGCTGAATAA
- the uvrA gene encoding excinuclease ABC subunit UvrA: MANENIVIKGARAHNLKNIDVTIPRDRFVVLTGLSGSGKSSLAFDTIYAEGQRRYVESLSAYARQFLGQMEKPDVDSIDGLSPAISIDQKTTSRNPRSTVGTVTEIYDYLRLLFARIGHPHCPEHGIEITSQTVEQMVDRIMQYPEKTRLQILAPIISGRKGEHKGLFTDISKQGFVRVRVDGELRDLSEDIELEKNKKHTIEVVVDRIVVKDDVETRLTDSLETALKLSGGKILVDIIGQEELLFSSNFACPICGFSIEELAPRMFSFNSPFGACTECDGLGMKMVVDPDLLIPDAEKSIEEGAFLAWTGSTSNYYPQFLKSVCEHFKIPQNVPVSSLTPDHMNKLLNGTGSEKVRFRYENDFGQKKDAMVAFEGIIPNLERRYRETASDGIREFIEGFMSAKPCHVCKGKRLKKEILAVTINDHNISDVTDLSIGDCQHWFEEIKLSEKETAIANLILKEICNRLGFLVNVGLDYLTLSRAAGSLSGGEAQRIRLATQIGSSLMGVLYILDEPSIGLHQRDNDRLISTLAHMRDLGNTLIVVEHDEDTMMAADYIIDIGPGAGIHGGQVMAQGTPEEIMKDPNSLTGEYLSGRKFIPVTAKRRPTDDRWVEIRGAKENNLKNVNVKIPLGVFTAVTGVSGSGKSSLINEILYKSLARQLNKAVKVRPGQHKEIRGLENLDKVIEIDQSPIGRTPRSNPATYTGVFDDIRDLFSKTNEAKVRGFQKGRFSFNVKGGRCEACRGDGIIKIEMHFLPDVYVPCEVCKGKRYNRETLEVKYKGKNISDVLEMTVEDATEFFVNIPRIHRKMQTLMDVGLGYIKIGQPGTTLSGGEAQRVKLASELYRRSTGKTLYILDEPTTGLHVDDIGRLLEVLHRLVDSGESVLVIEHNLDVIKTADYIIDMGPEGGSGGGTVLATGTPEKIITVTESYTGKYLKPVLIRDTERTEALMLETAETK; encoded by the coding sequence TTGGCGAACGAAAATATTGTAATTAAAGGCGCGAGGGCGCACAATCTCAAAAACATCGATGTGACGATTCCACGTGACCGTTTCGTCGTGCTGACGGGACTTAGCGGCTCAGGTAAATCGTCGCTTGCATTTGATACGATTTATGCTGAAGGACAACGGCGTTATGTTGAATCTTTGTCGGCTTATGCACGTCAGTTTTTGGGACAAATGGAGAAACCAGATGTGGATTCAATTGATGGTTTGTCCCCGGCGATATCTATAGATCAGAAGACAACAAGCCGGAACCCACGCTCCACGGTAGGTACAGTTACGGAGATTTATGACTATTTGCGGTTGCTCTTTGCACGTATTGGTCATCCCCATTGCCCAGAGCATGGTATTGAGATTACCTCCCAGACCGTTGAACAGATGGTAGACCGGATTATGCAGTATCCCGAGAAAACTCGGTTGCAGATCCTGGCGCCAATCATTTCAGGACGTAAAGGTGAGCATAAAGGGCTCTTCACAGATATCTCCAAGCAAGGCTTCGTACGTGTGCGTGTGGACGGGGAGCTAAGAGATCTGTCTGAGGATATTGAACTAGAAAAGAATAAAAAACATACAATAGAAGTTGTGGTAGACCGGATCGTTGTTAAAGACGATGTGGAGACCCGACTGACGGATTCACTGGAGACGGCGCTTAAGCTTTCGGGCGGTAAAATCCTTGTGGATATCATCGGCCAGGAAGAGCTGCTTTTCAGTTCTAACTTTGCTTGTCCAATTTGTGGTTTTAGTATTGAAGAGTTGGCACCACGGATGTTCTCTTTCAACAGTCCGTTTGGAGCTTGTACAGAGTGTGATGGACTTGGCATGAAGATGGTGGTCGATCCAGACCTGCTTATTCCTGATGCTGAGAAATCCATCGAAGAAGGTGCTTTTTTAGCTTGGACTGGAAGTACTTCTAATTACTATCCGCAATTCCTGAAGTCGGTTTGTGAACACTTTAAAATTCCACAGAACGTTCCGGTAAGCAGTCTGACACCTGATCATATGAATAAATTACTGAACGGTACAGGCAGTGAGAAGGTCCGCTTCCGTTATGAAAATGATTTCGGTCAAAAGAAAGATGCGATGGTTGCTTTTGAAGGGATTATACCTAACCTAGAGCGGCGTTACCGTGAAACTGCTTCGGATGGTATTCGTGAATTTATCGAAGGATTTATGAGTGCTAAGCCATGTCATGTATGTAAAGGTAAACGTCTGAAAAAAGAAATATTAGCTGTGACTATCAATGATCATAATATTTCTGATGTTACGGACCTTTCAATAGGAGACTGCCAGCATTGGTTTGAAGAGATAAAATTGAGCGAAAAAGAAACAGCCATCGCCAATCTCATTCTAAAAGAGATCTGCAATCGGCTTGGATTCCTTGTGAATGTAGGCTTGGATTATTTGACGCTTAGCCGTGCAGCGGGTTCGCTTTCCGGTGGTGAGGCGCAGCGTATTCGGTTGGCTACTCAGATTGGTTCAAGTCTCATGGGTGTATTATACATTCTGGATGAGCCAAGTATTGGCTTGCATCAACGGGACAATGATCGTCTGATCTCTACGCTTGCGCATATGCGCGATTTAGGCAACACGCTAATTGTTGTAGAGCATGATGAAGATACGATGATGGCAGCGGATTATATTATTGATATTGGTCCGGGCGCAGGTATTCATGGTGGACAAGTTATGGCTCAAGGGACGCCAGAAGAGATTATGAAAGATCCAAATTCATTAACGGGTGAATATTTAAGCGGACGTAAATTTATTCCGGTTACCGCTAAACGCCGTCCTACCGATGATCGATGGGTAGAAATACGTGGTGCTAAAGAGAATAACCTGAAAAATGTGAATGTGAAGATTCCATTAGGTGTATTTACAGCGGTGACAGGTGTATCGGGTTCCGGTAAATCCTCGCTTATCAACGAGATTCTTTACAAGAGTCTGGCACGGCAGCTGAATAAGGCTGTGAAGGTGCGTCCTGGTCAGCATAAAGAAATTCGTGGACTAGAAAATCTCGATAAGGTTATTGAAATCGATCAGTCACCAATCGGGCGGACACCGCGCTCCAACCCAGCAACTTATACAGGTGTATTCGATGACATCCGTGACCTATTCTCCAAGACAAATGAGGCTAAGGTACGTGGTTTCCAAAAGGGACGCTTCAGCTTTAACGTAAAAGGCGGACGTTGTGAAGCTTGCCGTGGAGACGGGATCATTAAGATTGAGATGCACTTCTTGCCGGACGTATACGTCCCTTGCGAAGTATGTAAAGGCAAACGGTATAACCGGGAAACACTAGAAGTGAAATATAAAGGCAAAAACATTTCAGATGTGTTAGAGATGACGGTAGAGGACGCAACAGAGTTTTTTGTAAATATCCCGCGTATCCATCGTAAAATGCAAACACTGATGGATGTAGGACTTGGTTATATTAAGATTGGTCAACCGGGAACCACTTTATCCGGTGGTGAAGCACAGCGGGTAAAATTGGCTTCTGAGCTCTACCGTCGCAGCACGGGTAAAACACTTTATATTTTGGATGAGCCTACGACAGGTCTGCATGTAGATGACATTGGTCGTCTGCTTGAGGTATTGCATCGTTTGGTGGATTCCGGAGAATCGGTTCTTGTTATTGAACATAATCTGGATGTAATCAAGACAGCGGATTATATCATCGATATGGGACCGGAAGGTGGTAGCGGCGGTGGTACCGTCCTGGCAACAGGAACACCGGAGAAGATCATTACTGTCACAGAGTCTTACACAGGTAAATATCTGAAGCCGGTTCTGATTCGTGATACAGAGCGGACCGAAGCGCTTATGCTTGAGACGGCGGAAACCAAATAA